A stretch of Brassica napus cultivar Da-Ae chromosome C6, Da-Ae, whole genome shotgun sequence DNA encodes these proteins:
- the LOC106449387 gene encoding uncharacterized protein LOC106449387, whose translation MITDTTQDCRDELDSAAVRVANILSTEPENVIKGVGGVGQGAQVALNFAKWNAVGDHTMNMRLVIGINSWRIPTNRIDYAFGAAIRASWQSILLIRGNLEPSIPLYFAKETAVSLIDD comes from the exons ATGATTACTGATACTACGCAAGATTGTCGGGATGAGTTAGATTCTGCCGCTGTACGTGTTGCTAACATTTTATCGACAGAACCAGAAAATG TCATAAAAGGAGTAGGAGGTGTCGGCCAAGGTGCACAAGTAGCTCTGAACTTTGCAAAGTGGAACGCCGTTGGAGATCATACGATGAATATGCGACTTGTAATAGGGATAAACTCTTG GAGAATACCTACCAACAGGATAGATTATGCATTTGGGGCTGCAATTCGTGCTTCATGGCAGTCAATCCTACTTATACGTGGAAATC TCGAACCTAGTATTCCTTTATACTTTGCAAAAGAAACTGCTGTATCCCTTATAGATGATTGA